The following proteins are encoded in a genomic region of Oncorhynchus kisutch isolate 150728-3 linkage group LG6, Okis_V2, whole genome shotgun sequence:
- the LOC109883866 gene encoding protein kinase C and casein kinase substrate in neurons protein 3-like, with translation MSTLPPEVATEDATKQSFWMPGNYQRTVKRTEDAFQACNDIVVCFQERARVERQYAQQLSEWSNKWKPLVDSSPLYGSLLQAWQCFLSSADRLAALHSSVCRSLVSEDGDRVRTWQKETFHKKLFGGFKESQDFGTGFARAQKPWAKRLKKLDKARSAFHKVQRKEQTARDREVHAKGNPDVAIEKQRKIQEERELAQQETEKVRARYEKVLEEVTRYAPRYMEEMECIFDQSQEEERKRISFLKQAFLSVHRHLDVTNNESVKAVYNELHNTLMAINEQDDLRWWKNTHGPGMPTDWPQFQEWTPEKKSKKGKKEKEVESQQGTIERSVMIGGVKVRALYDYDGQETDELSFKAGEEFLKTEDEDDQGWCRGMKDGGREGLYPANYVETV, from the exons ATGTCGACTCTCCCTCCTGAGGTTGCCACTGAAGATGCCACCAAACAGAGCTTCTggatg CCTGGGAACTACCAGCGCACGGTGAAGCGCACGGAGGATGCCTTCCAGGCGTGTAATGACATCGTGGTGTGCTTCCAGGAGAGAGCCCGTGTGGAGAGGCAGTACGCTCAGCAGCTCAGCGAGTGGAGCAACAAGTGGAAGCCCCTGGTGGACTCCA GTCCGCTATATGGATCTCTCCTGCAGGCGTGGCAGTGTTTCCTCTCCTCCGCCGACCGCCTCGCCGCCCTACACTCGTCCGTGTGTCGCTCCCTGGTTTCGGAGGACGGGGACCGGGTCAGGACCTGGCAGAAAGAGACCTTCCATAAGAAGCTCTTTGGAGGCTTCAAGGAGTCCCAGGACTTTGGGACTGGATTCGCACGTGCTCAGAAGCCCTGGGCCAAACGGCTGAAGAAG CTGGACAAAGCCAGGAGTGCGTTCCATAAAGTGCAGCGTAAGGAGCAGACTGCCAGGGACCGGGAGGTCCACGCCAAGGGCAACCCTGACGTGGCCATCGAGAAACAGAGGAAGATTCAGGAGGAAAGAGAGCTGGCTCAGCAGGAGACGGAGAAA GTGCGAGCCCGCTATGAGAAGGTTCTGGAGGAGGTGACCCGCTATGCCCCTCGCTACATGGAGGAGATGGAGTGTATTTTTGACCAatcacaggaggaggagaggaagaggatcaGCTTCCTCAAACAGGCCTTCCTGTCCGTCCACAGACACCTGGACGTCACCAACAACGAGAG tGTGAAGGCTGTGTATAATGAGCTCCACAACACTCTCATGGCCATTAATGAGCAGGACGACCTGCGCTGGTGGAAGAACACCCACGGACCGGGCATGCCCACTGACTGGCCTCAGTTCCAG GAGTGGACGCCAGAGAAGAAAAGCAaaaaggggaagaaagagaaagaggtggagtCACAGCAAGGCACCATAGAGAGGAG tgtaatGATCGGAggagttaaggtcagggctctctaTGACTATGACGGACAGGAGACAGATGAGCTCTCCTTTAAAGCAG GTGAGGAGTTTCTGAAGACTGAGGATGAGGATGACCAGGGCTGGTGTAGAGGgatgaaggatggagggagagagggactctACCCAGCCAACTATGTAGAGACAGTGTAG